A window from Corythoichthys intestinalis isolate RoL2023-P3 chromosome 10, ASM3026506v1, whole genome shotgun sequence encodes these proteins:
- the fignl1 gene encoding fidgetin-like protein 1, with protein MSGAHLDEWQRRSFDISSGNCTPEQTAEAYRAHILSIQYAWASSHLSEAAMGDLLRTYSGRYAAVLDSDDPRTGLNNYAESALHLARNQINHSDKWESSLTVERLLDLPCVQKMIQARPGGENSLVAPADVSISVGEESSSISSSVSASSSACRSDGTSFKPLWPPQAKIEVNNTATISAARPTTSESTADNNDSFYHPNSRVQSVFNHPSSGSPQSNTGPAGGNCKSNLFPISNSSKRKNFYNPDASEGGRGPQVGAEQKPTSHFKSAREQLIVEQQKKHFHQPQRGATSSVTSTVKKSLGANMSRGAFSKFVSPMPRQDEEESARGSNSTREPQIVDERLKIFEPKIVELIMSEIMDHGPPVLWEDIAGLEFAKTTIKEIVVWPMLRPDIFTGLRGPPKGILLFGPPGTGKTLIGKCIACQSGATFFSISASSLTSKWVGEGEKMVRALFAIARCHQPAVIFIDEIDSLLSQRTDGEHDSSRRIKTEFLVSLDGAATAAEDRILVVGATNRPQEIDEAARRRLAKRLYIPLPEGPARKQIITNLMAQEKNQLRAEELERIIANTEGFSGADMTQLCREAALGPIRSIQFADIATISAEQVRPIVYNDFQDALKTVRPSVSQKDLELYEEWNKTFGCGR; from the coding sequence ATGAGTGGCGCACACCTGGACGAATGGCAGAGGAGGTCCTTTGACATTTCATCTGGCAATTGTACACCTGAACAGACGGCTGAAGCCTACCGGGCCCACATCCTCTCCATTCAGTATGCATGGGCAAGCTCCCACCTCTCGGAGGCCGCCATGGGCGACCTGCTCAGGACCTACTCGGGGCGCTATGCAGCAGTGTTGGACTCGGATGACCCCCGCACGGGGCTTAACAACTATGCTGAGAGTGCCCTTCATCTGGCCCGTAATCAGATAAACCACAGTGACAAATGGGAGTCGTCCCTCACTGTGGAGCGTTTGCTTGACTTGCCCTGCGTGCAGAAGATGATTCAAGCAAGGCCTGGGGGAGAAAACTCCCTCGTGGCACCAGCAGATGTTAGCATATCTGTTGGAGAAGAGAGCAGCAGCATCAGCAGCTCCGTGTCTGCTTCCAGTTCGGCGTGCAGGTCAGACGGCACATCCTTCAAACCTCTTTGGCCACCACAGGCTAAAATAGAAGTTAATAACACTGCTACTATTTCAGCGGCTAGGCCAACAACATCTGAGAGCACGGCAGATAATAATGACTCCTTTTACCATCCAAACAGCAGAGTGCAGTCGGTGTTTAATCATCCATCTTCAGGTTCTCCTCAGAGCAACACAGGCCCTGCAGGCGGCAACTGTAAATCCAACTTATTTCCTATTTCCAATTCATCCAAGCGGAAGAATTTTTACAACCCAGATGCAAGTGAAGGTGGGAGGGGGCCACAAGTTGGGGCTGAGCAGAAACCTACAAGTCACTTTAAATCGGCCCGGGAGCAGCTAATTGTGGAACAACAGAAGAAACATTTCCATCAACCCCAAAGAGGAGCGACATCATCTGTGACTTCCACTGTAAAGAAATCCCTGGGAGCCAATATGTCCCGAGGTGCTTTTTCTAAATTTGTGTCTCCGATGCCGCGGCAAGACGAAGAGGAAAGTGCAAGGGGATCAAACTCCACACGGGAACCCCAGATTGTGGATGAACGCCTGAAAATCTTTGAGCCAAAGATAGTGGAGTTGATCATGAGCGAGATCATGGACCATGGACCCCCTGTTTTGTGGGAGGACATAGCAGGCTTGGAGTTTGCCAAGACCACCATAAAGGAGATTGTTGTTTGGCCAATGTTGAGACCTGACATCTTCACAGGCTTGCGGGGCCCGCCGAAGGGAATCCTATTGTTTGGACCCCCAGGAACCGGGAAAACGTTGATAGGAAAATGTATCGCTTGCCAGTCAGGTGCCACGTTCTTCAGCATCAGTGCATCGTCGCTCACATCCAAATGGGTGGGTGAGGGCGAAAAAATGGTGCGAGCTTTGTTCGCCATCGCACGCTGCCACCAGCCCGCTGTCATTTTCATAGACGAAATTGACTCGCTGTTGTCGCAACGCACTGACGGGGAGCACGACTCGTCACGCAGAATCAAAACTGAGTTTCTGGTTTCCTTGGACGGTGCCGCCACAGCGGCGGAGGATCGCATCTTGGTGGTGGGGGCCACCAACCGCCCCCAAGAAATAGATGAGGCTGCCCGTCGTCGCCTCGCTAAGAGGTTGTACATCCCGCTTCCTGAGGGCCCCGCCCGGAAGCAGATAATCACCAACCTCATGGCACAGGAGAAGAACCAGCTGAGAGCGGAGGAGCTAGAGCGCATCATAGCCAACACTGAAGGCTTCTCCGGGGCAGACATGACTCAGCTGTGTCGAGAAGCAGCCCTGGGACCTATTCGCAGCATCCAATTCGCAGACATTGCCACCATCTCGGCAGAACAAGTACGGCCGATCGTATACAATGACTTCCAAGATGCTCTGAAGACTGTGCGACCCAGTGTCTCACAAAAGGACCTGGAGCTTTATGAGGAGTGGAATAAGACATTTGGATGTGGTCGTTGA
- the ttl gene encoding tubulin--tyrosine ligase yields MASQMYTFVTRDDNSTVYAEVSKILLSTGQWKRLKRDNPRFNLMLGERNRLPFGRLGHEPGLVQLVNYYRGADKICRKASLVKLIKTSPELSDSPNWFPESYIIYPTNLNTPVAPATNGLSHLKSNPKTDEREVFLASYHSKKESGEGTVWIAKSSAGAKGAGILISHDANKLLEYIDNQGQVHVIQKYLEKPLLLQPGHRKFDIRSWVLVDHNYNIYLYREGVLRTSSEPYNSSDLQDMTSHLTNHCIQKEHSQNYGRYEEGNEMFFDEFRLYLLNTHNVTLESTILPQIKQIIKSCLSCIEPAISTKHLSYQSFQLFGFDFMVDVNFKVWLIEINGAPACAQKLYPELCQGIVDVAISTVFTLNNSGDSASSSPYSSSPSSLFSTNVCSSPKLRGPLHIGPFTRL; encoded by the exons ATGGCATCTCAGATGTACACTTTTGTTACCCGGGACGACAACAGCACTGTTTATGCAGAAGTTTCCAAAATCCTCCTGTCGACAGGGCAGTGGAAAAGGCTGAAAAGGGACAACCCTAGATTCAATTTGATGCTCGGTGAACGGAACAGGCTACCATTTGGACGTCTAG gtcATGAACCAGGACTGGTGCAGCTGGTGAATTACTACAGAGGTGCAGACAAGATTTGCAGAAAGGCATCCTTGGTCAA GCTAATAAAGACCAGCCCTGAGCTCTCCGATTCACCCAACTGGTTCCCTGAATCCTACATAATCTATCCCACCAACCTCAACACGCCTGTGGCTCCTGCTACAAATGGTCTCAGCCATCTGAAGAGCAATCCCAAAACGGATGAGCGAGAAGTTTTCTTGGCTTCCTATCACTCCAAAAAAGAAAGTGGGGAGGGGACAGTGTGGATAGCCAAGTCATCTGCTGGAGCTAAAG GTGCTGGTATTCTAATCTCTCACGATGCTAACAAGCTACTGGAGTACATTGACAATCAAGGACAGGTTCATGTCATTCAAAAATACCTGGAGAAACCTTTACTTCTACAGCCTGGACATCGAAAGTTTGACATCAG GAGTTGGGTCCTTGTGGACCACAACTACAACATCTATTTATATCGTGAGGGTGTGCTGCGGACATCCTCTGAGCCGTATAATAGCTCCGACCTGCAGGACATGACCAGCCATTTGACCAACCATTGCATCCAGAAGGAACACTCCCAGAACTACGGTCGCTACGAGGAAGGGAACGAGATGTTCTTTGACGAGTTTCGTCTGTACCTGCTCAACACTCACAACGTCACGCTGGAGTCCACTATATTACCTCAAATAAAGCAAATAATCAA GAGCTGTCTGTCGTGCATTGAACCAGCAATCAGCACCAAGCATCTCTCCTACCAGAGCTTCCAGCTGTTTGGCTTCGACTTCATGGTGGATGTGAACTTCAAAGTGTGGCTCATTGAGATCAACGGAGCGCCAGCCTGTGCACA GAAGCTGTACCCTGAGTTGTGTCAAGGCATAGTGGATGTTGCCATTTCCACTGTGTTCACCCTGAACAATAGCGGTGACTCCGCATCGTCTTCGCCTTATTCTTCCTCTCCATCATCCCTGTTCTCGACCAATGTTTGCTCCTCACCCAAACTGAGAGGGCCACTTCACATTGGCCCTTTTACGCGACTTTAA